tattttatgatattattgtgattaaagtaatttattttattttactattaggcatcaGGTAGTACGCTCCACTAGGTTACATTAATTTTAGTCGAAAAAATTGCACCTTTCACCTCCCGAAGCAcgaactagattcattttcctactgaaaaagatattgaagttgaaaattgaagtattatttcgactacttattgtgtacagagacaaaaaaacataagccacacatctttgtaaaatcaatacttacaactccgctcaaaatctaaaaaatatacaagcaaattataatataagttataacgataAATATACACActcttattcaaaaaaaaatttaaatataaaattttttttttatttgtgcatCTGTCGATTACATTATCAACAGATATACCTACTGAGattgaattataaatgttaagagGATTTTACCATCGGCATGTGTAGTTGTCAGTTGTCACCGTCTTACAAAACGTAAAATATACTTACCTGCAGATTTTCATTTAGCAGTAATAATTGTTCGATATaagctttaatattagagtgcatttatctataattgcaatttaaaaatgctcgtaagtcgcttaaaaattaaaatactgtaaaaaaCCTTACTTGACAACCAACATAGACCATTTTCTTacctataaattttatattagatttctTGTACCAAATCTCCTAACAACCTGCAGTTCGGTAATTTAGGGAGGTTGGGTGGTGGTAAAGGTGAGCATTTTCCCGGTCTGATTAAAAAGCAGCGTAATGTCTGTTGGGCCCGATGGGTTGTTGGTGAAAAATTTGTCTGTTTTAATGGGCGAATGTAAGTTCTTACACGAGACCTaggtagcaaaaaaaaaaataaatacaaattatgttagTTTCTACAAAGTAAAACAATTTCTTATAGGTTATATTAGTTCTTACACTAATCgtttatctgttattattgGAAGATGCTAATATTAATTAGGtgcttatattttttgttttaatattttatgtattaaaatgtaatgtttaagTAGTTAAACATCAGTAAAGATgataatgtctaaaaaaaataataaaaataccataatacattttataaataaataattgtaaatttattataagtgaACGATTCGTGTAGGAACTAACATTAGTAGTTTTTGCTGTGTATGAAATTACACATACCAATATTTCTATCGTGTATAGGGAATTACATATCTACCTACGTcctacgtatattttttttatcatgtagGATTTAGCGtaggtatgtaatttattatcttctactttcgtgtaggaacttactattctccgttttaataatttttgggaaatttaatattgtgtagATATAAGTACCAGGTGTCCAGGTACTTACTGGCAAATTATTgtcaccataataataattacaatttaaatatatatatatatatatgtagtttGAATATATAGACGCGTGGgtgatgtgtataatataatagtaaagtgTGTGTTTGTTATGTGAAGGAacgaataattatatattacctatttatttttaagtgcgagttattattgtttattcttCAATTTCTTTTGCTGTCGAACGGAAAGCCACttttataaagatttttatgtagttatatgtaggtaggtacacaacaacaacaataaaagtgataccattataattttatataatttaatttctaaaataaccttatttcagtatttatcaattgatttaataaaaaaaaaaaaacaatcactctaaaatgtattagtggtatctaaaaaacatttgatagtatttaatattttttcactttttcagTTACATTTAATTAGTCgtgtttagtattttaattacatttgtcCGATCTGTTCTTAAATCACCCCCTCGAGAAATCGATGCTCTTATCACAATAAAACCAATGTAGATACAACGCCGTTTATCAACATGtgatattaaaacatattttcaggttattttcttatgaaaaacaaaatgcgTGAATTATTTATTGCTCATTGTATTTAGAAACAtttgaaactatattattataatttataagatatgaTTTGTAAAAATACTTCTGTATAAGGGGGTATTTTCCCTATCTTCCCCAATCACCCCTCTAGGCCTCTCAAATACGCTACTGTGACAGCACAAAACGCACAGTGTGCATAATTTGCTACCTACTTAAGCGAAGTAAGTTGATCGTAGATTATTATCAGAGGAATTGAATATTGTGCGGAGCTAGTTTCCACGTAATCGACAAGTTTTAATTAAGACGTTGATTGATTTCTTCACTTTACAGCAGTCTATATATAAGTACATCACCCAGAATCAGAGATCATTAGCCGTCGTGTTTCACTGGGGTTTTGGTTACAccctttattaataatttaccgtGTTAGGTtactttgtaaataattttgtgcCCAAAATGTGTTATTCGATTACATCTAACCTAGGTACTTTATAGGTACATGTATTTAATTGGATTAACCGCTGTGGCGCTAGAAACCAGCAATAATTTGGAAACAATAAAATTgcaacaagtaaaaatattttagattttaaattctgattggAGCTTTACATGTGGTTTTACTAATGTGGTAGTTGCCAATGCGGTTTTACAGTGATGTGTATgtattcgtttattattattttgggttTTTCACACAATCACACTCGTCTGAGCAGTAAAAAtcctttaattgtattttttgaagGTAGTTTCTAGTAGATGcatcaaagtaaaaaatacCCAGAATTAaggaaaacaaaaatttttactcaaaaccagtttttgaaaaaatttatttggtttttttgttaTGAATTTAAAAGTGAGAAACTGTAATGATAGAATTTCCCACGAATATTCATATTGGTATTtgctatatgatattattatttaaacattttgattaagcGTTAGAAGttctaattttgataaaatcatGAACAACTGTAAACTATCTATTTTGCAGTTagaaatctataattttaagttactgacacctaaaatctaaatatccaaaaaatatacatttttcttttttttttctagacaATTGAAGTCCAAATCGTAATAAAATTGGATATTAAacgaataataacaattttagttattttgttataatttaaaaacattattcgtgggaagtatataggtacctacgtatataggtattaatttactaggtataccgtataccgtatacactatacacataggcattttcaaaatatttagataaaattcaAGCTATTGCTTATTTATATCACAAACCTATCACGCCGTTCTATGGTGAGTTGGgtttgacaaaaaaattaaaaacaatacgtaataatttatgataatatcctatattatagggaggggggggggggtgttttcACTATAAATTTCTGAAAATTTAGTGATTTGCCgactatattatttcaaaatactcaATGACTCACGTAATTTACATAGGTACTCcaagtaaattttttaataaatacatctAACTTGTTCGTCTTGTGTAAACAGgatattatttgtatcattattcattgagaTACTATCCAATGAATTAATGATATCCGCAATTAGGTTGAATAAGTAACAATAAGTTGCTAAATCATTAGACAGTGTTTATtaaatggaatatttttttaaaaacaaaattacaatatttttataatataagtcgTTCTTCTTTAAGAAGAGCCCAATGTTTCACCATGagataaatatcaattttatcagTTAAATACttgttacaatttaataactttaCATTTTGTAAGCGATCTATTCCCGTAGTAGAAAGTAAAAAATCCTTTACAATCTTCAATTTACTGAAGTTGTGCTCGTTTGATGCAGTACTAACCGGTGCTGTAAAAAtcaatttgcatattttattgctAATAGGTAAGGAAtgttttaattctttgaatactttaaatatatcagttaattttaaaatgtttttattgatacagtgatagtgtaaaatatttaattcagttATAACTACatcataaattcaaatattagatTCATTACATCCAGGAGGGAATATTTTCATAGCTTTCTTCAAATCATCTATTGAACAATTGTTTTCCCATTGAaccttaaaaatgtttacaagtgGTTCTATGGTcagcatacaattttttttatgttcagaagacaaatttattaatgtatcgaATACTTTTTTGAATTCCATTCTGTAAAAAGCTTTTAAATTGATTGTGCACTGTGTACTAGCATTCGAATCTATCTTTTTGGGCTTCAATCTTCTTCGATGGTGTCGGTTAAAATCTTCTTCTGGGttaatatttaatcttttagCAAAAATTATTGCactttctattaaattatctactgacatattattatccttcATTCTGGTTAAACTGTCAATAGTATGCGTTAGTAACATTAAAgcatcaattatatttaattctgTAGCTTCTAGGTTTTCTGTcaagatttttgttttatacatgacattttgcataaatgataaacaaattacaaagtcAAAACTGAGAACTTTTTTAAAGAGACCTAATGCAAGAGTACATGTTTTTTATCCATAGATTTTAAGTCTAACATATCTTGTAATGCATCAATAATTTGTTCAAATGATATCCAAACAGCTTTAATTGATTCAGCCCTTGCAGTCAATCGGGTTTTTGATAGATTCACAAGTTTTAAAGcgttttaaacttaaaatagttttgtttctAGGTGTGCAGGTGTCTTTTAGTACTtccacagaaaaaaaaacgtataactgTCCAAGACAAGTAAATAGATCACCAACTATTACACTTGCAACATAGCTATGTTCAACAAATGTATTCAATCGATGTGCTTGGCTTGGAATGAATGGAATTTTGAGACCAACAATAACTGATAATTTTTGTTGAGTACCATTTATCTTACCTGACATGCTACTGGCAGAATCATATGATTGAAatgcaatattaaatttatatatatatattataacgagaAAAACTAGCTGGCCTTTGAAACTCGTTATAACCGATTTCTACTGTACTTATCGTACTTGGTGAAGTACGATTGAGCATAAACCTTTTTAGCAAGATGATTgagcagaaaatattttatgcgatGTTGCCACATTCACGTGCctgaaattttgtaatttattattttcacgtattaTTACATCAATAGTTATGATACCATAAATAGATTAGCCTATATAAATTTGTTCCGGAGCAATAAAGTTCCaacgttttaaacatttaaaatttggggaaaatataagataataaattaagatacaattccaaaattactatagatataatatcaatgttcgAATACCCATACTCTATAGAATTCTTGACTTATAAAccatatactattttttttaattcgtaccacattttgattttactattttcataaCAGTGTTTCCGTATTGCGGACAAAATGACAAAAACCATGTGAGTTGCGGACGAAATCTAAAAAGGTAACATACGAATTGCGGACACAAATATAAGATAAGAAATTTCCTATTATCATTTTTGATATAGCGATCGTGGACGTTGGGAAATTACTGTTTGATATTAACGATTAAGATTGTGCCGGTGCTTTTGAAATCGCTTCCTATGTTTAATCAGTTTATCGACAACCATACTCGCTTGCTGTTCGTTTATTttctgtataaaaatgtatagtgaaAAACTTAAAGAGTTACATGTGATTGACGGGTTTAAGTTCCGTTTTCATCgcataatgaaaaataaaattcaacagtGGGCGTGTACAAATAAAAGgtgtaatgcatttttaaaatgtaatacacatggtgttcaaattgaaaataatcttGAACATAAGAACCACGAGGCCGATGAGAAACGATCACTTGTGCAGTTGTGCGGCAGAAGTTAAGTAACAGTGTCGAACGCAAAGCGGTAGAGCAGCTATGTGAACGTCCCAGCAAAATTATACATTCTGAGATTACACCAGatgatttaaatgtattagaCACAAAGGATATACATTTAATCCGAAAGAATATTCACACTGCTCGTATGCGTAAGTATCCAATATTACCTAAACCACTTTTAGAATTTTATGCGATGGTTCCCGACGCAGTATCTACTACATTATACGCCAAGGGAGCTAAAAAATGGATTATTGACATTGACAGTAGTAAAAGTGTTGTGTGCTTCTCtacgataaaaaatttaaatttttttcaaaagtgtGACGCTGTTTTGATGGATGGTACTTTTTCAAGCTGTCCTTCTCTGTTTAATCAATTATTCGTGGTTCATGGcgtaaaaaatagtatttacgtaccattatttttttgtttgttggtGGGCAAATCAGTTACTGATTATTGTACAGCACTCAAGTTTTTGAAACAACGTTCACCACAACTAACAACCACTTTTCATATTGATTTTGAACAATCTATCCACTCAGCTGTTCGTCTAGTGTGGCCAATGAGCAAAATAAAAGGATGTCGGTTCCATCTCGGACAATCTTGGTACAGAAAAATACAGTCATTAGGTCTATCTAAAGTATATAGTACTGAGGATGAAAAGggaaactttttaaaaacattttttggtctaCTGTTTTTGTCACCTAACGAAGTGGATGACTGCTTTACAGATGATTTTATGTCTACGTTGCCGGCTGACTGCTATACACGATTTTAtagattatgtttttgaaaactatataaatacagatTCTGCAATGTTTCCTCCGGAAATATGGGCAGAATTTTCTTCTTCTACTTCACGAACCACAAATGCCTGTGAAAGTTTTCATGCTAAGCTTAATGGTATGTTCTATCGCAGTCACCCTAAtatatatcaattgatctaGGCCTTAAATGAAGTACAGACTAGTATATGAAAATGAATTGTTCTGCTGTACGAAATTTAAAACGAGCAAAAAAGACTATTGAAAAGGAGGCATTTATTAGTAAACAAATGTTGAAATATTCACGTGGTGAAATCAGTAGAATATCATATATACAGgctgtttcaaaaacatttttaccacaagatctataaaaactatgacgataaataatgacgataatctataaatattttataaacaattttttccacaaaattaaaacagtaaataattcaacaacattttaaaaataacgattgctCTTTTGcaagacaaatatttttaacctcacctaacaatttttttagtagctTGTCCTAAGTCCTGAAAAAGTGGTGAAGGAAAATATTTATGTCCACAACTAAcgtggtttttattaaaaaaagctcTGTACGCAATTAGTATTATGACAACGAAACTCGTGTCCgcaattgttatgttataattcCTGACCTAAATAATTCGTCCGCAACTAGTGTGTGTCcattcataactattattattataattatcaaatagatttatgaaatgttactatattattgactttgaaatgatgttattttttgatacctatgttatattttgaattattataactatttaagtaaatatttttgtataatatcgtttaaaatggaaaattgCAACTTTGCAGAGTTTTTTAAGCTCAATCGTGtaggttttcttttgtattcaGATTTCCTTTGATACGCTGACAATTTGGCTCAATCGTGTCTCAGCCATTGTATTATAAGCTAACTACTGACCATCACAGCCTGTACCTACTCGTTTTTTGTATGCTATGATTTATCATCAATTCAAAGTTAATACAAtgtcatccattacagtgatctacTCAATGGCGAGGTATACtggatatacattatacctactatacagcagactGCATAGCGAGttcccttatttttttttttaagtattacttatattttataaacattattcaaTAACATGTCAGTgattttttattaggttttgTTTATcactttaatatttcaaatgtcataattaaaaacgtttaattaattataatttgttatactcaataaatattattatttttgaagtatattacaaattaatattagcataatatataatttgaatagtcAAAGATGATAAACAGTAAAaggaaactaaataataaagataaataaatacaactttttaaatggaaaaactgTAAACATTAataccatataattataatatggcgATTGAGTGATTCACTAAGCATGTTAATTACCCTTTTAttcaattatgatttttggaatttttaattataggttCTTGTAACCCATATTATTAAGACACTTCGATGTTGTATACCATTTAACTGTTCAAGGAGTGGACATACgatcaattatttttactacaaaCGTTTAACCAATGATTTTTGATAAtacttaaatcaaaatttaaatgagtagtttctgaataataataattattaaactataatatgtacctactaaagaTAATAATCCTTAATACTGGTTTTAAAtccaacataaaatatttgtaatattgagTATAGTACCacctacttaattattatactttgcaGTAGGGACTGGAACCGAAACCAAAAGAACAGGTTCTGGAATcggaacctttaaaatattaagaaccggaaccggaacaaaaacctttattttaataaataaagtatcgGAATTGAAcctgcatttttaaattaaatagtttcttttaggttcaaaaatacaataattttatttatcataatttaatagtattactgtcttgtgtataaactatgtatgatcatatgagttttctaatatttctcataagtactattaattaaacccgcattccggataggtatttaaaattatactttacggtacctaaattatctggaaccgatacctttatttttttttttatcaaaaaaccagaaccaaaccggaacagttattttatttttgaagaaccattaccggaaccgataccgataaattcaaaaggttccagtccctgctcTGCAGacagtttttaaaaactttaattaatgatacctcaatataaattattattaatttaaaatcatcataaCCTTCATTAAGGATCACATATATTTTTCATCTTTTCACCATCATAGACTTTTATACTTCGTACACACAGGTGGATAATTTAGAAACTATTCATACGAGTTCCcaattatatatacatcaacaatgaaaaaaaaaaataataatctgctCAAAAATTTACAGTAAACAAGGGTggttatgatttgaaaaaagtaTGCATTATATTCACtggataatattcttaaattacataaaagaACAAGGTAGTTGAAAATATGGTGTTCAGTTAGGTATTATACTTAACAttactaaaaactaatatttgcaTATATGCATTttctattaaagataaaaacggTGTAAGCATTCATTGTTAATTACCCTTTTAagtgttaggttaggtttttttaaattatttagacttagttatattattttttttagcatctCAACaactatttaattgtttatgttaGTTTAAACGATAATGTAATTGGTTGGATTCGATGTTGACATAGTACGAACAATTTAcagataaaattgaataatagtatacaatctgtaattaatattctcattatttgaaaacgGATTTGTTCTATATCGGTACCTACATTAGACAATTATTTTACTTGAAATCATCTTATTTCAAATTGtgttgattaatattttgtatcgcGATTGTGTTATACGTATTtagaattttaacatttatttttttcactattattatgtttacaaattgttgcgtttagtttaaataaataaaatataataaacatgaaaaaaaaacacgaaaaaaaaacgtaagtaCAGAAGAAAACGATTtacgatttataataatgaagattGCATTATAGCAGTGTACCATAGgataggtaagtataataattatcataggcacaaattcattaaaatttctgggggttaacatttttaactttaatgtgAGGGGGGATTCCACACATCCGATCCCACACAactaaaaaaactgttttttttttgggggggggggctaatcTCTCTTAGACCCCCTGTGATTTGAGcctatgataattataatacattcgattttaagtacctactgtcAACACTCATCGACAGcataaaccataaaaataaacagcctgtatggtttataataataataattattaggtataaaaaattgCATTCGATTTTTATTGATTGAACAAAAACggcaatcacaataatatcattactttTGACATTTTCATAGTGATTTATCTGCAATACGTTGAGACTTATAATCAGCGACATCAAAGATCTAAACACATAGTGCACAATACTTCGACGATaacgatggtaataataatgatatattgcaGTATTAATTAGCACCGTATCCAAAACAATGGAATTAACGTCGAATTTGGCGAGTGCCAGTCCAACACGGCGAGGcgaatgtaataatatgcatgtgccTTTGCCCTCGGTTACGACGTCGTATaagaatgataaaatatatttttggtttttagttttcGACGCTTTGCATTATTACTGCATCGTTCCCGTCATCGTCGAGACCGTCGCACACCATGTTTGCGCAAATGAGAATGGCCGTAAGTATGGTTTACCACctcgtcataataataacaataatgatattatattctatagagtattttattaagaaatgcGGATATTAATTTGGTAGTTAAAAAGCTGAAGTGAAGTTaaaaagtcaatattttttaaaatttttttaactctGCTGGTTAGTtagttttagtaataatttaacttttaccagttatttgaaaaattatacgttaagttaaaatcatgttaatacataatatatacgtattatacataactttatttaaaactttattacctaattaaatCACTACAGAAGTACAGACTAAAGCTAGTGCATGTAATAAGAAGACATAGGATTATATAAATTTTCTGCTCAATATTtagttgtaattttaataaaattgaatgttgCACTACCATGTGACCCAGGTGgggtaattaaaaattagtttaaaaaaacttCTTTTTAACTATGTTAAGTTTATTGGGTGTAGGTTTATTTCTATGTTAgccttaaatatttaacatatagAGTTGAACATATTGTTTATTGACTGTTTACATATAGCTTAGCGGTCTGAACGTTGATTTAACTTaactaaagttaatttttttaattcaattaccCACAtttgatcattataatattataatatgtattatacagaaatctaaatattattattatattattactgcaaCCGGTTTCGAATATAATTGCGCGTAAGTGTTAGATACTATATTAGGTGTGTgtcgtataaagtataaacaatattgtgaTCGGTGTCGTCAAATAGTTATATCTAATATGAGGCATTACCGatcgatataaataatatattataataaattgtctcCGGCTCTTGACGACGGTGCCGAGTTCATCTGGACATCAGCGATATTCTTTAAACGGAGAATTGGCTTACAAACTTTTTCGTCGATTATGTTTTGTTTGTGAgggatattatattgaaataatttcccGCGAAGCGATTTGGAAAATATCGTAGGTACGCTGTTTGTCTTTGAAACACAaagagtagaaaaaaaaaacataacattttcacGTCGCCATACTTATTACAACAGAAATCAAacggtttttaaataaataaatatttgtttttaattttgtattttttttccgagaactacataatatatttattaaaaaaaaaagttttgtttattattattaatttttttactgtttgaAGATACACAACGCAGCGCACGCCTTGCCGATGACGAAAAGCGAACTGTACTTTTACGCTTCTATAGCGATTTTCGTCGTGCTGTGGTGCCGCATGCGATGGCAGTACAGACAATTCTATCGGCTCGCCGACAAGATAAAGGGCCCGCCGACGTACCCGTTAAAAGGATCGATTTTTGATCTGAGCACGACCCCCGAGAGTGAGAACCCGCAGCAGTTTCACTTTTCACCAAATCGACCTTTCCGTTTTGCTgctagtatactatattatattattacatatttccaTTGTCGGTTACAACAAATAACAGTTTTTAGATTTTGGTAGCCccttactataaaaaaaataccacatttttttttttatcgagctTAAGCCTGGCAACTATtagccattagctgtttgttgttttgtaggggggggggggggaggaacgGTTGGAACAGTTGGTTGAAACACGAATGTTTTtaggtttggcagaatttcaagttgggcacccgtaggtttctgccatgctcGGTCGGAGGATGACGGCCTCACTCTCTAGGCAGTTGCATGTGGTTGaggttcgaaccggcgacggtttgaaaatactatattgaaatgtatagaataattaagtatacttttataaaattattagttataacaataagacatgtataataattaataatataaaataataccagaTGATTCATTTAAGCTTACtctaatatttcaaaaagtttcaacttttttgaaaatatttgttttacataatttgatgtAATTCCAATACAACATTTCTGaacaaaaatcattatatttttattatttttttagtaggttATAATTTTGACTGACATTTGACATTTgacactatacatttttaattccgTGTTatgaagcagaatattattcggagtatttcaatccataaaaataaaattcagacAGATACGAGATACCTAGttcgtttttattaaaagtttatatgAACAGTGGACGAGGATTTTGCGTGGTAAGTCTGTAACCAATTTATTCCGtttatctaaattttaaatgattacaaCTAATGAACTACTTGTccgaaaattgatttttacaaactgaaatactccaaataataaaataatattaggctttggaaatatgtaattaaaaatgtactcataaaattaagaaataaaaataaaaatataacgattaaagtataaaacatagtaaaaaatataactctttttcaaaaacgttttttacgttttatgaatttaaaaatatattttcaaaaatgttgaagCTTTTCGAAATAATTAGTGTagagtatatacatttatttacacaGAAAATGTCTGTAAGATATATATAAgtggaattttaataaaataataatatacaattttgtcTTAATATTGTCACCTATATTGATATAACGTAATCATTCTTTTCTCATTCCTATTAATAGAGAAAAGGCACTGATTGTGAAAATGTTATCTACGTGGTCCATATTAGCTCTTACAATAAGGGGTTACCGAAATctgaaaactaaaatttattgtgtcggaaaatgaaaatgtatattactatactgGCGGTAAACGGAAAGGTCAAAAAGATGTGAAATACTGTAGTTTTCGTTTTGCACACGACTGTTCGTCGccattaatattatggtattttttaaattgttttttgttttttttccctagagattatgtacaattttaaagaATCGGCCGAAAAATACAAC
This genomic window from Metopolophium dirhodum isolate CAU chromosome 1, ASM1992520v1, whole genome shotgun sequence contains:
- the LOC132941467 gene encoding uncharacterized protein LOC132941467, coding for MVPDAVSTTLYAKGAKKWIIDIDSSKSVVCFSTIKNLNFFQKCDAVLMDGTFSSCPSLFNQLFVVHGVKNSIYVPLFFCLLVGKSVTDYCTALKFLKQRSPQLTTTFHIDFEQSIHSAVRLVWPMSKIKGCRFHLGQSWYRKIQSLGLSKVYSTEDEKGNFLKTFFGLLFLSPNEVDDCFTDDFMSTLPADCYTRFYRLCF